The genomic DNA AAAATGATTGATATGAATGAAACTGAATCATGTAATTGCCTTACCCAGCTAACAATGGATGCTGTTTGCTGTTGGTAGAGGGCGCTTTGAGAGTTGCTGTAAACAGGATTGAAGATTTGGAGCAGCACAACGCGTATTCCGATCATGTAACGTGGACGGTTTgttgcagctgttgttgttgtagttgttgttgttgtgggttTTGTTGTGGTGGTCGTGGTGGTTGTTGTGGGGGCttttgtggtagtggtggttgttgttgtgggtgctgttgtggctgTCGTTGTAGTTGCACCAACTGTTGTggtagctgttgtggtagtggtgggagctgttgtggtaatggtgagagctgttgtgggtgcgtttgtggttgtggtgggagctgttgtggtagttgctgcagctgttgtggtagttgctggagctgttgtggcaGTTCTAGTTGCTGTTGTGGGGGCcattgtgggtgctgttgtggtagtggtggtagcTGTTGTGGTAAGTGCTGCAGCTGTTATGggggctgttgtggtagttgccgcagctgttgtggtagttgcagcagccGTTGTAGGGGTttttgtggtagtggtggtagcTGTTGTGGCTGTCGttgtagttgcagcagctgttgctgcagctgttgtggtggttgcagcagctgttgtggtagttgctggagctgttgtgggtgctgttgtggtagttgtagttgctgttgtgggggccattgtgggtgctgttgtggtagtggtggtagcTGTTGTGGTAAGTGCTGCAGCTGTTATGggggctgttgtggtggttgcagcagctgtggtTGTTGTAGTCGCTGTAGTTGCTGTTGTAGGTGCTGTTATGGGAgctgtggtagttgcagcagctgttgtggtagtttctggagctgttgtggtagtggtgggagctgctgtgggtgctgttgtggtagttgctgcagctgttgtggtagttgcagcagcagttgtggtggtggttgcagcagctgttgtggtggttgcagcagctgctgtggtagttgcagcagctgttgtggtggttgctggagcgtttgtggtggttgcagcagctgttgtggtagttggagtagctgttgtggtagttggagcagctgttgtggtagtttctggagctgttgtgggtgctgttgtggtggttgcagcagctgttgtggtagtttctggagctgttgtggtggttgctggagctgttgtggtggttgcagcagctgttgtggtagttggagcagctgttgtggtatttgCAACAGCTGTTCTGGGGGCgtttgtggtagtggtgggagctgttgtggtagttgctgcagctgttgtggtggttgcatcagctgttgtggtagttgctggagctgttgtggtagttgtagttgctgttgtgggggccattgtgggtgctgttgtggtagtggtggtagcTGTTGTGGTAAGTGCTGCAGCTGTTGctgtggttgcagcagctgttgtggtagttgcagcagctgttgtggtggttgcttGAGCTGTTGAGGTGGTTGCaacagctgttgtggtagttggagcagctgttgtggtagtggtgggagctgttgtgggtgctgttgtggtggttgcagcagctgttgttgtagtttctggagctgttgtggtaagTGCTGCAGCTGTTATGggggctgttgtggtggttgcagcagctgtggcTGTTGTAGTCGCTGTAgttgctgttgtgggtgctgtggtGGTAGTTGTAGTTGCTGTTATGGGGGCGgttgtagtagttgtagttgctGTTGTGGGGGCTGTTTTAGTAGTTGTAGTTGCTGTTGTCGTAGTTGTAGTCGCTGTAGTTGCTGTTGAGGGTGCTGTCATGGGAGCTatggtagttgcagcagctgttgtggtggttgcagcagctattgtggtagttgcagcagctgttgtggtggttgcaggagctgttgtggtatttgcagcagctgttgtggttgttgctggagctgttgtggtggttgcagcagctgctgtggtagttgcagcagctgtagtggtggttgcagcagctgttgtggtggtttcTGGACCTGTTGTGGGTGCCGTTGTGGTAGTGgttggagctgttgtggtggttgcaggagctgttgtggtagttgcagcagctgttgtggttgttgctggagctgttgtggtggttgcagcagctgctgtggtagttgcagcagctgtagtggtggttgcagcagctgttgtggtggtttcTGGACCTGTTGTGGGTGCCGTTGTGGTAGTGgttggagctgttgtggtggttgcagcagctgttgtggtagtttcgTGAGCTGTTctggtagttgcagcagctgttgtggtggttgctgcagctgttgtggttgttggagcagctgttgtggtagttgcagcagctgttgtggtagtttctggagctgttgtgggtgctgttgtgggaGTGGTGAGAGCTGTtttgggtgctgttgtggtggttgcagcagttgttgttgtagtttctggagctgttgtgggtgctgttgtgggaGTGGTgagagctgttgtgggtgctgttgtggtagttgcagcagctgttgtggtagtttcgTGAGCTGTTctggtagttgcagcagctgttgtggtggttgctgcagctgttgtggttgttggagcagctgttgtggtagttgcagcagctgttgtggtagtttctggagctgttgtgggtgctgttgtgggaGTGGTGAGAGCTGTtttgggtgctgttgtggtggttgcagcagttgttgttgtagtttctggagctgttgtgggtgctgttgtgggaGTGGTgagagctgttgtgggtgctgttgtggtagttgcagcagctgttgtggtagttgcagcagctgttgtgggggtgtttgtggtagtggtggaagctgttgtggtagttgcaacagctgttgtggtggttgcagcagctgttgtggtagttgctggtgctgttgtggtagttttagttgctgttgtggtagttgcagcagctgttgtggtggttgcagcagctgttgtggttgttgcagcagctgttgtggttgttgcagcagctgttttggtggttgctggagctgctgtggtggttgcagcagctgttgtggtagttgctggTGCTGTTGTGGAAGTTGTAgttgctgttgtggtagttgcagcagctgttgtggtggttgcagcagctgttgtggttgttgcagcagctgtttttgtggttgctggagctgttgtgttggttgcagcagctgttgtggtggttgcagcagctgttgtggtagttggagcagctgttgtggtagttgtagCAGCAgttgtggtagtttctggagctgttgtgggtgctgttgtggcagtggtgggagctgttgtgggtgctgttgtggtggttgcagctgttgtggtggttgcagaagctgttgtggtagttgcagcagcgGTTGTGGTGattgctggagctgttgtggtggttgcagcagctgttgtggtagttggagCAGCTGTTGTGGGAGTTGCaacagctgttgtggtagtttctggagctgttgtgggtgctgttgtggtagtggtgggagctgttgtggttgctgttgtggtggttgcagcagctgttgtggtggttgcagcagctgttgtggtagttgtagTCGCCGTTGTGGGGGCCATTGTGGGTGCTGTTATGGTAGTGGTGGTAGCTGTTGTGGTAATTAATGCAGCTGTTATGggggctgttgtggtggttgcagcagctgtggttgttgtagttgctgttgtgggagctgtggtggtagttgtagctgctgttgtgggtgctgttgtcgtagttgtagttgctgtagttgctgttgtgggggctgttgtggtagttgtagttgctgttgtgggggctgttgttgtagttgctgttgtgggagctgttatggtagttgtagttgctgttgtgggtgctgttgtggtagttgtagTTGCTGTTGTGGGTTCCACTGAAGTTGTTGTTGTGATCTCTGAGAAGTCATAGGGGTAATTTTAGTAAATCTGTGCTGACAGTGCCCtccttaaaacaaacacatggttGAATACGGGTATGGAAATAATTTCTTGCTTACCTTCAAATATTCCTGAACCTTCCTCTACGATTTCCCGTCGGGCTCGTTTCAGTGAAGACCCTGTTAAAGTTTCAGTCTTCTTCTTGACAGAAACCTCCTTGGGAGGGGCAGGCAATTCATGTTTGGTGCCAGAATTGTCCTTTGGAGCAACCAACATGAATTCGGGATCCTCTTCAAACAAGCCATTATCTGCTTGAGCATTGGCCTTGGAGTCAAAACTGGTCTGAGAGTTGCTTTCCTTCAGCAGGAGTTGCGACCTCTCTAGGTCGCTGTTGAACTCAATGTCATCGACTTGTCTTGGGAAACCCTTGGTGGAAAGGCACAATAGCAGAGCACAAAGACCTGTGCAGGAGAGAGGTAATGGGAAGAAGCAATTGGTTGGACATATTGCTAATTTAAAAAGTGATAATGAGACCAAGCAACTACATATTGTAAAATTAGGAACAAATGGTGCCCTTTCCCCTGGTGGTGATGCAAGAGTTCTAGATTGGGCAGTTTTAATCAGCCGATTCCTTGACCcttttttacatttgtgtgaTTTATAGTTCATAGGAGCTGCCATATAAATCTAGCCAGACAAATCACATAGTTTTCTCTGTGCCAAATTTGAGATGCTTCTAACCAGAACAGTAAAACatcaaacactgaacacattgaCCACAGTTGATACATCAAAACACTAAGATTTGCACAGCACTGCAACATTAGACAGATACCCAGtgtcaacactgacacacatttcTTATTATGCTCATCAAAACTAGACAAACTGTCACAAATATCACTTTTCTGTTTGTACAGAAGACATACAGAAAACGCTTTGCACTTATATGGCCTTTGGGGGAACATAACAAGAAATGAACCCATGTACACAGAATTCATTTAAGACCAATGGTGTGTACTTCTCAAGTTAATACTCCACGTACAGTTAAAACCTAAATCTTTGACAGTTAAAACCTGAACCGTTGGCAATTAAATGA from Clupea harengus chromosome 18, Ch_v2.0.2, whole genome shotgun sequence includes the following:
- the LOC122133713 gene encoding cell wall protein DAN4-like translates to TAAATTRTAHETTTTAAATTTTAPTTTTTAPTTGPETTTTAAATTTTAAATTTAAAATTTTAPATTTTAAATTTTAPATTTTAPTTTTTAPTTGPETTTTAAATTTTAAATTTAAAATTTTAPATTTTAAANTTTAPATTTTAAATTTIAAATTTTAAATTIAPMTAPSTATTATTTTTTATTTTKTAPTTATTTTTTAPITATTTTTTAPTTATTATTTATAAATTTTCTPIYSRKYGTRFIRVIVVSLRAVTRYRQDNTEVEIQVEFDQDAPESSPDVDEVAQQLKDEVSTSNPLAVESNSITVINSPQLTANSRFTTNETFALTLADVNSTSYRSRAALIKKELEPFFQEDYSSDFICLTPKSFR
- the LOC122133726 gene encoding cell wall protein DAN4-like encodes the protein TAAATNTTAPATTKTAAATTTTAAATTTTAAATTTTATTTSTTAPATTTTAAATTTAAPATTKTAAATTTTAAATTTTAAATTTTAAATTTTATKTTTTAPATTTTAAATTTTAVATTTTASTTTTNTPTTAATTTTAPKTALTTPTTAPTTAPETTTTAAATTTTAAPTT